Genomic window (Alnus glutinosa chromosome 9, dhAlnGlut1.1, whole genome shotgun sequence):
ATTCCTATTAAGGTCTTCCTCAGGTGTACCAGGTGCACTAATAATGGTattaaaaaccatcaaaactggcataggGATTCATGCCTTCACCCTCCTGATCTGCATcaataactatgcaaatatgacgtcatcatatttacatagacacaaacaagtgagtcatccatttttaTAACATGAGTTACCACCAGATTAGAAATAGTTCATAAAGATAACAAATGTGATgattgtatgaatatgcatcggagtgaccatttagtttgtattttatgatcatcttacttcaaaCCTCTCGCTCTTAGGTTGCATCTCAACCCGTTCACGTCTGTTAAACCTCTCACTTTGAAGTTTACCTATTTTGACTagaatcctactggtcccagcattagttatatattaggaacTTTGGACACCTTTTTGTCCACTGATTAGCCATTCCTATTGCTACTAACTAGCTTTTTTTGATAGCTATTTTTTCAGCTGCTTTATTATTTGGACACAGTATGTAGTTCATGACCATTTATCCAAGCAAAAAACAGATATAATGTTAATCATTTTagtaatgaaacatagaattaTCTCCCAGTAAGTACTTCTATACTTACACTCTTTAGTGCAGTTTCTTAGCTCTTCTTTTGTAATAAATACATATATGCAAATAAGATAACATATTTATCAGTTCTCTTTTCCAAGTATTAGATCCGTCATCTTTACATTCATTTATAATCATTTTTAGTCATGAATATCAAAAggtgatcatcttacttcagacctctcacTCTTAGGTTGCATCTCAACCCATTCACGTCTGTTAAACCTCCCACTTTGAAGTTTACCTGTTTTTAGTGGAATCCCACtagtcccagcattagttatatattaggaacTTTGGACACCTTTTTGTCCAATGATTAGCCATTCCTCGCTGCTACTAACCAGCTTTTGTTGATAGTTATCTTTTcagctattttattatttggacACAGTATGCATTTCATGAACATTTATCCAAGCAATAAACGGATATAATGTTAATCATTTTagtaatgaaacatagaatcatctCCCAGTAAGTActtccatacttacactctttagtgtagtttcttagctcttCTTCTGTAATCAATACATATATGCAAAGAAGACAACATATTTATCAGTTTTCTTTTCAAGTATTAGATCCGTCATCTTTACATTCATTTATCATAATTTTTAGTGATGAATATCAAAAGGTGATCACTTATAAGTCTTTTGACGTTAAGCTTTATGTTTAAACACTGAAACATAGCGCAGTACTCTtggtgacataatgtttaaacataaaCCTTTAAGTCAAAGTactttataaatattttaaagcaGTTATGAAATCTATAAGTTTAAATCAACAAAACAATATAAGAATATAAGTACTACaatgattcatgtttaagcgTTGAAACATAACATAGTGCTCTTGGCAACATaatgcttaaacatgaatcattgtagtacttatatatatatacatacacacacacgcacgcgggcgcacacacacacacacacacacacacacacacacacacacacacatatatatatatatatatatatatatatatatatatatatatatatatatatatatacatacatatatacatatatatacacatatatgtgtatatgtatatgtgtgtgtgtgtgtgtgtctatatatatattgtttcttATGAAAACCATAAGATCAATCATAAGGATTAGCTACTACTTTGACTCATGTTTAAACATCGAAGCACAACATAGTGCTCTTCGTGACTTAAATTTTAAACATgaaccctaatatatatatatacacacacacatgatataaatattattacttatgaaagtcataagatcaatcATAACTACTACCATGATCCAtgtttaaacaccaaaacaagcatagtgctcttggtgatataatgtttaaacatgaatcctaacaagaTATATGTAtagatatataaataaataattgatatataAGCAATAACAATTACCTATGATGATCAAAGACCATCACATGGTTAAAATACAGCAAGAATAGTTTATATTTCCATTGATAATTCCATAAGATCCATAATAAACTTCACATAAAATCAAAGGAAACATACCAAATGAAACTATTTCTTTAGTGTTCTGAGTTCTATGCAAtatattaacataaaatacttCTTTGAGAACACCTATGGAGCACTTAAACACATAGAAAACATaccaaatgatttttgaagcaaaactCCTCCTTTAACCTCAAAGCTGCCGAATTGAAGCTTGAATGAGTTGTTTTGGTTTCTGTTTTCTATCTACAAAGCTAGGCTATGAAAGATCAAGGTATGAAGCTTTTCTATCTCTCCTAAGGTTGCTGGACAGAAGCTCAAAAACTAGAACAGAAActtctctctcaaactctcaatCTGGCCGAGTAGTGTAAAATAGGAAGGTTTGATTACTTTTTGCATGCAAATGCACTTATCATTGACAAAGGTGGTAGACCCAGCTTGTCTCATATTGATAGAAGTCTTACACAATTAGAAGAGTGGAGAGACTACACGGTTTGTGTGATGTAAATGGGGAAACAAGGAAGCTTCattatttgacaaaaaaaaatccatttcaCACTTAAAAGTCTAACTAATTTTCTAACTAGGCTTACCTTTCAACCAAATGCTTCCAACCAGATAAATATCAGCATACTCTCAGTTTGGAGACAGTTAGGGCCGGCCAACATGGTCTTTTAATTcaattcttctataaattcGACAGTTGGATCATTTTAAGCACTGTTTttgggtcaaaaagtcaactgttaccaaattgaattttgatttcaCTGGACTCAagtattaactatatatatatatatatatatatatatatatatatattgattcaTTATAAGctctaaaaacatatttatcatattcaaatttagaaatcaaatgTCAACAAAAAATGTCATTTAGCAACTAAATAGTCAACTCTAAGTCTAAAAAGTCAATTGGTggacttttcaccaaattttaccatattatagatatttctattgtgagtaTAACGGGATTGTTTTGACTAAATCTGAGTTCCTTTAACCTATTTTTGGGTCAGTCAAAGTTTTAAACTCAAATGtcaattttaagttttaaggGTTTGAGACTTAATCTTTAAGCTTAAAACAACTCTAGGTTAGTTATAGAAAATTATTGATATTGTTTTCTTAACAATATTAATGAGTTCTATAATAGATTTTAAGAGCTTTGAATTTCTTGGGCGTTACATTGTAGGCCTATAATACGAGTTGATGGCTGTGTTTTAAAGGGACATTATAAAGAGCAACTTTTGGTTACTATTGGAAGATATCCAAATGACAAAATTTTATCCAATTGCAATTGCTATTGTTGAGGCTGAAACTAAGGACAATTGGTCCTGGTTTCTAGAGACTCTAGTTGTTGAACTTGGTCCACATGGCTCTCATGGGTGGACATTCATATCTAATAGACAAAAGGTATGTTGTTTTGCATAAGAATGAATTGAATTTGAAGTTCCAACATTTCTACTTGTGCCCCTTACTTTATGTTAACATATTTTCTTGTCTTGTGTTGTTTTTTACCAAGGCGTTCATTCCAAGCATTGTGGCAGTCATACCAAATGTCGACCACTGCATTGCTGGGGATCATACACATACAGAGTAAGCGGAGCGGAAACTAATCCCAGTAAATTTTTttgcttcaagataaacaaggctgGATAAAACAAATACACAAGTTCGAGGGCATGTAGGGTTATTTAACTCTAGCTGAGATTCTCCTTGCATATTGAATGATCAAGAACACGTTCTTGACATTCTTGGTATTCTTGATTAAACCTTCAGATATTCTCTTTGATGAATGATTATGATCGTGAGTGACAGAGTGTGGACTTACAAATTATTCTTCAATCAATAGAATCCGTAAAAGCATAACCTTATGAAAACCAAATATTCTCACTTGAATATTTCTCACTATCCTCTTTACACGTTTTTGTACCTTACGAAAAGTGCTCATTTCATCCCTATCAAAATTACCGACCCTGTTCCTAAGCTGGCAGaattatatataagagagaTTGTCAGACTGCATGGAATACCTGCTTTTATTGTATCTGACCGTGATGCGCAATTCACCTCTCGTTTTTGGCAATGTTTATAGGATGCAATGGGGACAAAGCTAACTCTTAGCATGGCATACCATCCTCAAACCGATGGCCAATCGGAAAGAACCATTCAAATTTTGGAAGATATGTTAAGACTTTGCGTGTTGGACTTTAAAGGTAAATGGATTCAATATTTACCGTTAGTTGAGTTTGCCtataacaatagttttcaggCAACTATTGGAATGGCTCCATACAAAGCACTCTATGGACAGAAATGCAGATCACCactatattgggatgaagttgggGAAAGACAGCTAGTAGGACCGGAGATAATCCAGGATACCAAAGACAAGATTACCCTAATTCGAAAGCGGATGCTGGCTGCACAAAGTCGCCAAAAGAGTTATGCTAATACATGACGATGCAAGCTAGAATTCGAAGTTAGTGACCAAGTATTCCTGAAGGTATCACCAATGAAGGGAGTCATGCGGTTCGGTAAAAAGGGAAAGCTAAGTCTAAGGTATGTCAGTCCCTTTTTAGTGACGGAGGTCGTAGGTCCGGTCGCTTATAGAGTCAAATCACCATCTAACCTAGCCGGTGTACACGACGTATTCCACGTTTCCACGCTGCGAAAATACGTGCATGACCCATTACACGTAATCGACTTTGAACCTTTACAAGTTCAAGCAGATTTGAAATATGGAGAGAagccggtgcagatcttggatcGGAAAGTGCAACAACTGAGGACAAAGACAATACCACTAGTGAAAGTTCTATGGCAGAACCATGAAGTAGAAGAAGCGTCTTGGGAGTTAGAACAAGAGATAAGAAGCAAATACCCGTACCTATTCCCGTGAGCCACTTTGAAATAGGTATGTTTAAAACTTTCTTGATTTATGACGtagtatttataattaaataacttttacggtagtaattgtgtttaaaatagTTTGAGTAGTAGCTGTGAATACATACTGTAGTCGGTATGTCGAGCCCATAAATAGATCATAGTActatataaaaccaaataccCAGGTAAAGatagtatgatttgaaaaacattattttcttacaccctttttgataattgtcaaatatcatggagttaaaataaagttgaaaactctatacatcaaaccatacctcaagatcaaccaaagagagagagttacCTCAATCTTCCACTAAGCCATGTCTCAGTGACTTTGAAGATGATTAAGGTAAGTAACATCTctgcttgaaatttttcttacttggtgtaaattttttcttttagcataacttagtttacaaatttcggggacgaaattccgaTAAGGTGGTTAggatgtaacgcccagtaatttcaagctcttaagaaaccattgatattgttgaggagacaatatccacatgtttttataaccaaatctaaagttgttttgaaaatttaaaagatcaaaacctaaaaacccttaaaaacctcaaagtaacatttaagctttaaactttgattgaaccgaaaacaggtcaaacagactcagatttagttaaTTCAAAGACCATGGtgctcacaatagaaatatctatcacatggtaaaattttgtgaGAAGTCGACACGTT
Coding sequences:
- the LOC133876795 gene encoding uncharacterized protein LOC133876795, which gives rise to MRFGKKGKLSLRYVSPFLVTEVVGPVAYRVKSPSNLAGVHDVFHVSTLRKYVHDPLHVIDFEPLQVQADLKYGEKPVQILDRKVQQLRTKTIPLVKVLWQNHEVEEASWELEQEIRSKYPYLFP